Proteins found in one Parafrankia irregularis genomic segment:
- a CDS encoding Fic family protein yields MEAVEMAELLRQRWESDPGAGLSRRDRLGCDYDAYLPDRLVGRTWRLDAATAADVAEAEVAISRLDREASALRGTEVLARILLRAESVASSRIEGLEVGGRRLLRAEAARGFGEPATDITAAEVLANIDAMVRATELVGVGDPITVASLLDVHRRLLTASHLEQHAGKLRTEQNWIGGSGYNPCSAAFVPPPPEAVPDLLEDLCAFCADDSLPAVAQAAIAHAQFETIHPFVDGNGRTGRALIHMLLRRRGLAAGVLPPVSLILATWSREYLAALSATHYVGPATSDEAQVATDSWVALFAAACTRACADAVDFEQRLETLRNDWLRRAGRVRADSTLERIVHLLPATPVLTVGSAAALAGRSLQATNQAINRLVDVGVLRQVTVGRRNRAFEAPEAIEAFVYLERRLASPAGDTMVSPPNRRVPHRP; encoded by the coding sequence ATGGAGGCTGTCGAGATGGCTGAACTCCTACGGCAGCGTTGGGAGAGCGATCCTGGCGCAGGGCTGTCCCGGCGAGACAGGCTCGGTTGCGACTACGACGCCTACCTGCCGGACCGCCTGGTCGGCCGGACGTGGCGTCTTGATGCCGCGACAGCGGCAGATGTCGCGGAGGCCGAGGTCGCAATCAGCCGGCTCGACCGCGAGGCCTCCGCACTACGAGGCACCGAAGTGCTGGCACGCATCCTTCTGCGGGCCGAGTCGGTCGCCTCATCTCGGATCGAAGGCCTCGAGGTCGGCGGCCGACGCCTCCTGCGGGCCGAGGCAGCGCGCGGGTTCGGCGAGCCCGCCACCGACATCACCGCGGCCGAAGTACTGGCCAACATCGACGCAATGGTACGTGCGACCGAACTGGTCGGTGTCGGTGATCCCATCACTGTCGCGTCTCTGCTCGATGTCCACCGGCGCCTGCTCACCGCCAGCCACCTGGAGCAGCATGCCGGCAAGCTTCGAACCGAACAGAACTGGATCGGAGGAAGCGGCTACAACCCGTGCTCGGCCGCCTTCGTCCCACCGCCCCCTGAGGCCGTGCCCGACCTGCTCGAAGACCTCTGCGCGTTCTGCGCCGACGACAGTCTTCCAGCCGTCGCCCAGGCAGCCATCGCGCACGCACAGTTCGAGACGATCCACCCGTTTGTCGACGGGAACGGCCGGACCGGCCGCGCACTGATCCACATGCTGCTGCGGCGCCGCGGGCTCGCAGCGGGTGTCCTACCCCCTGTCTCCCTGATCCTCGCGACCTGGTCCCGTGAGTACCTCGCGGCGCTTTCCGCTACTCACTACGTGGGTCCGGCAACTTCCGACGAGGCGCAGGTGGCAACCGATTCCTGGGTCGCGCTGTTCGCCGCCGCCTGTACCCGCGCGTGTGCGGATGCCGTCGATTTCGAGCAGCGCCTCGAAACGCTTCGCAATGACTGGCTCCGCAGAGCCGGCCGCGTGCGCGCCGACTCCACGCTGGAACGCATCGTGCACCTGCTCCCCGCGACGCCGGTGCTGACCGTCGGCTCTGCTGCCGCACTCGCAGGTCGGAGCCTGCAGGCAACAAACCAGGCGATCAACCGTCTCGTCGATGTCGGCGTTCTCCGCCAGGTCACGGTTGGACGCCGAAATCGTGCGTTCGAAGCCCCCGAAGCCATCGAAGCGTTCGTCTATCTTGAACGACGCCTCGCCAGCCCAGCCGGCGACACCATGGTCAGCCCGCCCAACCGCCGCGTGCCCCACAGACCTTGA
- a CDS encoding DUF779 domain-containing protein translates to MHQESTDSADSTDVTRVDATPAALAMLRRLAQEHGPLMIHQSGGCCDGSSPMCFPRGEFLVGDSDVLLGVIGVGKDVAPGDAVPGEGVPVYIGAAQFEYWSHTHLTIDLVPGRGAGFSLEAPEGYRFLTRSRLLTDEEAAQPAAQLPAPGTVPGD, encoded by the coding sequence ATGCACCAGGAGAGCACAGACAGCGCAGACAGCACGGACGTGACCCGGGTCGACGCCACGCCTGCCGCGCTCGCCATGCTGCGCCGCCTCGCCCAGGAGCACGGGCCGTTGATGATCCACCAGTCGGGTGGGTGCTGCGACGGCTCGTCGCCGATGTGCTTTCCGCGCGGGGAGTTTCTGGTCGGTGACAGCGACGTCCTCCTCGGCGTGATCGGCGTCGGGAAGGACGTCGCCCCGGGGGACGCCGTGCCGGGCGAAGGCGTGCCCGTCTACATCGGCGCGGCCCAGTTCGAGTACTGGTCGCACACCCACCTGACCATCGACCTGGTGCCCGGCCGCGGCGCCGGCTTCAGCCTGGAGGCACCCGAGGGCTACCGCTTCCTCACCCGCTCCCGCCTGCTCACCGACGAGGAAGCTGCCCAGCCGGCAGCACAGCTCCCAGCGCCAGGCACCGTTCCCGGCGACTGA
- the adh gene encoding aldehyde dehydrogenase, with translation MTIYARPGEPGSPVRYASRYDNIIGGEYVPPVKGRYFENPSPVTGQAFTEIARSSAEDVEKALDAAHAAAPAWGKTAVAARADILNRIADRMEANLELLAVGETWDNGKPVRETLAADIPLAIDHFRYFAGAIRAQEGTLSQLDEDTVAYHFHEPLGVVGQIIPWNFPLLMATWKLAPALAAGNAVVLKPAEQTPASINLLWELIADLLPPGVLNVVQGFGVEAGKPLASSPRIAKIAFTGETTTGRLIMQYASQNLIPVTLELGGKSPNIFFRDVLAEHDDFQDKCLEGFTMFALNQGEVCTCPSRALIDRSIFDDFLDAAAVRTKAVRQGDPLDTDTMIGAQASSDQLEKILSYIDIGKKEGARLVLGGERAELGGDLSGGYYVQPTIFQGTNRMRIFQEEIFGPVVSVTSFDGYDDAIAQANDSLYGLGAGVWTRNGNLAYRAGRDIQAGRVWTNCYHLYPAHAAFGGYKQSGIGRENHSMMLDHYQQTKNLLVSYSPKAMGFF, from the coding sequence ATGACCATCTACGCCCGCCCTGGCGAACCGGGCTCGCCAGTCCGCTACGCGTCGCGCTACGACAACATCATCGGTGGCGAGTACGTGCCGCCGGTGAAGGGCCGGTACTTCGAGAACCCGAGCCCGGTCACCGGCCAGGCCTTCACCGAGATCGCCCGCTCCAGCGCCGAGGACGTCGAGAAGGCCCTCGACGCCGCCCATGCGGCCGCACCCGCGTGGGGGAAGACGGCGGTGGCCGCCCGCGCCGACATCCTCAACAGGATCGCCGACCGGATGGAGGCGAATCTCGAACTGCTGGCGGTCGGTGAGACCTGGGACAACGGCAAGCCGGTCCGCGAGACGCTGGCGGCCGACATTCCGCTGGCCATCGACCACTTCCGGTATTTCGCCGGCGCCATCCGGGCGCAGGAAGGCACCTTGTCGCAGCTCGACGAGGACACCGTCGCCTACCACTTCCACGAGCCGCTCGGGGTCGTCGGGCAGATCATCCCGTGGAACTTCCCGCTGCTGATGGCGACGTGGAAGCTCGCGCCGGCGCTCGCGGCCGGCAACGCCGTCGTGCTCAAGCCCGCCGAGCAGACACCGGCGTCCATCAACCTGCTGTGGGAGCTGATCGCGGACCTGCTGCCGCCCGGTGTTCTCAACGTGGTGCAGGGCTTCGGCGTCGAGGCCGGCAAGCCGCTGGCGTCATCGCCCCGGATCGCGAAGATCGCCTTCACCGGTGAGACCACGACCGGGCGCCTGATCATGCAGTACGCGAGCCAGAACCTGATCCCGGTGACGCTGGAGCTCGGCGGGAAGAGCCCGAACATCTTCTTCAGGGACGTCCTCGCCGAGCATGACGACTTCCAGGACAAGTGCCTGGAGGGATTCACCATGTTCGCCCTCAACCAGGGCGAGGTCTGCACCTGCCCGTCCCGCGCCCTCATCGACCGGTCGATCTTCGACGACTTCCTGGACGCGGCGGCCGTCCGCACGAAGGCGGTGCGCCAGGGCGACCCGCTCGACACCGACACGATGATCGGCGCACAGGCCAGCTCCGACCAGCTCGAGAAGATCCTCTCCTACATCGACATCGGGAAGAAGGAGGGCGCCCGCCTCGTCCTGGGTGGCGAGCGCGCCGAGCTGGGCGGCGACCTTTCGGGCGGCTACTACGTCCAGCCGACGATCTTCCAGGGCACCAACCGGATGCGGATCTTCCAGGAGGAGATCTTCGGGCCGGTGGTGTCGGTGACCTCCTTCGACGGCTACGACGACGCGATCGCCCAGGCCAACGACTCCCTCTACGGCCTCGGCGCCGGCGTGTGGACCCGTAACGGCAACCTCGCCTACCGGGCCGGGCGGGACATCCAGGCGGGCCGGGTCTGGACGAACTGCTACCACCTCTACCCGGCGCACGCGGCGTTCGGCGGGTACAAGCAGTCCGGGATCGGCCGGGAGAACCACAGCATGATGCTCGACCACTACCAGCAGACGAAGAACCTGCTGGTCAGCTACTCCCCCAAGGCGATGGGCTTCTTCTAG
- a CDS encoding GAF domain-containing protein, with product MTNGCDGRRVAQEQLLTGVRTAAAADGRAPGGGEQALGQVRPEVLESWSRSRTFGVDPDATVPPVDLVDDALEDYRASHPLGQAMPVVRDLLVEHAASEEMIVAVSDAAGMLLWVEGDPAACRRAERMRFVAGARWDERHAGTNAPGLALALGVGMRVVAAEHWARPVQPWSCSAMPVRDPVGGALLGALDVTGDERAASPGALALVRATAAAVERELLLRQHRDGGGRRAAEPPLRLSVLDPGGPTLSRHGRTRRVSLRHAELMLLLAEHPQGCSAGRLAVLLDERDLDEVTVRAELSRLRRVLGPEALRSRPYRLAPGALTTDVDDVRRALAAGDPAAAITLWRAPLLARSASPGVATVRLRMAQEVQAALERSGDALLLLRWVEGPVAADDLALWRRCRDLLPAGPERDRAIARVRVLDRESR from the coding sequence ATGACCAACGGGTGCGACGGGCGCCGGGTCGCGCAGGAGCAGCTGCTCACCGGGGTCCGCACCGCCGCCGCGGCCGACGGTCGTGCGCCTGGCGGTGGCGAGCAGGCGCTCGGCCAGGTGCGCCCCGAGGTACTGGAATCCTGGTCACGCTCCCGCACCTTCGGGGTGGACCCGGACGCCACCGTCCCTCCCGTCGATCTCGTCGACGACGCGCTGGAGGACTACCGGGCGTCGCACCCGCTGGGGCAGGCGATGCCGGTGGTGCGCGACCTGCTGGTCGAGCATGCGGCGTCCGAGGAGATGATCGTCGCGGTGAGCGACGCCGCCGGCATGCTGCTCTGGGTGGAAGGCGACCCGGCCGCCTGCCGCCGGGCCGAGCGGATGCGGTTCGTCGCCGGGGCCCGCTGGGACGAGCGACACGCCGGCACGAACGCTCCCGGCCTGGCGTTGGCGCTCGGGGTCGGCATGCGGGTGGTGGCCGCCGAGCACTGGGCCCGTCCCGTGCAGCCGTGGAGCTGCTCGGCGATGCCGGTCCGCGATCCGGTGGGCGGTGCGCTGCTGGGCGCGCTCGACGTGACCGGCGACGAGCGGGCCGCCTCACCCGGGGCGCTGGCGCTCGTCCGGGCCACCGCCGCCGCGGTGGAACGCGAGCTGCTGCTGCGGCAGCACCGAGACGGGGGCGGGCGTCGTGCAGCCGAGCCGCCGCTGCGGTTGTCCGTTCTCGACCCGGGTGGGCCGACGCTGTCCCGGCACGGGCGCACCAGGCGGGTCAGCCTGCGCCATGCGGAGCTGATGCTCCTGCTGGCCGAGCATCCGCAGGGATGCAGCGCCGGCCGGCTCGCCGTCCTGCTCGACGAGCGGGACCTCGACGAGGTGACGGTCCGCGCCGAGCTTTCGCGGCTACGGCGGGTCCTCGGGCCGGAGGCGCTGCGTTCGCGTCCGTACCGGCTCGCCCCGGGGGCGCTCACCACCGACGTGGACGACGTCCGGCGGGCGCTGGCCGCCGGCGACCCCGCGGCGGCCATCACCCTGTGGCGCGCGCCGTTGCTCGCGCGTTCCGCCTCCCCGGGGGTCGCCACCGTGCGGCTGCGGATGGCGCAGGAGGTGCAGGCGGCGCTGGAGCGCAGCGGTGATGCGCTGTTGCTGCTGCGCTGGGTCGAGGGCCCGGTCGCCGCGGACGACCTCGCCCTCTGGCGCCGATGCCGGGACCTGCTGCCCGCGGGCCCGGAGCGGGACCGCGCAATCGCCCGGGTGCGCGTCCTCGACCGCGAGAGCCGCTGA